The Humulus lupulus chromosome 3, drHumLupu1.1, whole genome shotgun sequence genome window below encodes:
- the LOC133824035 gene encoding uncharacterized protein LOC133824035, with product MWAASCLASCCAACACDACRTVVSGISRRSARIAYCGLFALSLFVSWMLREVAAPLMEKLPWINTFHHTPSREWFETDAVLRVSLGNFLFFTIFAVLMVGVKTQRDPRDGLHHGGWMMKIICWCLLVIFMFFLPNEIINLYETISKFGSGLFLLVQVVLLLDFVHRWNDTWVGYDERFWYIALFVVSLFCYLASFVFSGLLFHWFTPSGHDCGLNTFFIVMTLISVFVFAIVALHPAVNGSILPASVLSVYCTYLCYSALSSEPRDYECNGLHKHSKAVSTGTLTLGLCTTVLSVVYSAVRAGSSTTLLSPPGSPRAGAGKPLLPLDKADEHEEKEKSKPVSYSYSFFHLIFSLASMYSAMLLTGWSTSVGASGKLVDVGWPSVWVRIITGWVTAALYIWSLIAPIMFPEREF from the exons ATGTGGGCTGCTTCGTGCCTGGCATCATGTTGCGCTGCTTGCGCCTGTGACGCCTGCCGTACGGTGGTCTCAGGGATCAGCCGCCGCTCTGCCCGGATTGCCTATTGTGGTCTTTTCGCCCTCTCTCTCTTCGTCTCATGGATGCTGCGCGAGGTCGCTGCTCCTCTGATGGAGAAGCTCCCAT GGATTAATACCTTTCATCATACACCAAGCAGGGAGTGGTTTGAAACAGATGCAGTGTTGCGTGTTAGTTTGGGAAATTTTCTTTTCTTCACCATCTTTGCTGTTCTAATGGTTGGTGTGAAAACTCAGAGAGATCCCCGTGATGGTTTGCACCATGGTGGATGGATGATGAAAATTATATGCTGGTGCCTTCTGGTCATCTTTATGTTTTTCTTACCAAATGAGATTATTAACCTCTATG AGACAATTTCAAAGTTTGGCTCCGGATTATTTCTTCTTGTTCAAGTTGTGCTTCTGTTGGATTTTGTTCACAGATGGAATGACACATGGGTTGGCTATGATGAACGGTTCTG GTACATTGCTCTGTTTGTTGTTTCACTATTTTGTTATTTGGCAAGCTTCGTCTTTTCTGGACTTCTCTTCCACTGGTTCACACCATCTGGACATGACTGTGGTCTCAACACCTTCTTCATTGTTATGACTTTGATTTCAGTGTTCGTCTTTGCTATAGTTGCACTACACCCTGCT GTAAACGGTAGCATCTTGCCAGCATCAGTCCTATCTGTGTATTGCACATACCTCTGCTACAGTGCACTTTCCAGTGAACCTAGGGATTATGAGTGCAATGGTCTCCACAAGCATTCTAAAGCAGTTTCTACTGGGACATTGACTCTCGGACTGTGTACGACTGTTCTATCTGTTGTATATTCAGCTGTTCGTGCAGGATCTTCTACTACTCTTCTCTCTCCACCAGGCTCCCCTCGTGCTG GTGCTGGGAAGCCTCTGCTACCACTGGACAAGGCAGACGAGCATGAAGAGAAAGAGAAGTCTAAGCCAGTGTCATACTCCTATTCATTTTTCCACCTTATTTTCTCTCTGGCTAGTATGTATTCGGCAATGCTTCTAACTGGGTGGTCGACCTCAGTCGGCGCAAGCGGGAAGTTGGTCGACGTTGGCTGGCCATCCGTGTGGGTGAGGATTATAACTGGTTGGGTAACTGCAGCTCTGTACATCTGGTCTCTCATTGCACCTATTATGTTCCCCGAGAGGGAATTCTAA